The Tolypothrix sp. PCC 7712 region TTACCAGTGGCGGAGATTGTTCTGGTTTGAATGCAGTGATCAGATCTGTAGTTCATTGTGCTTCGGGAAAAGGTTGGGAAGTATTGGGAATTCGTCAAGCAACTGTAGGATTGATGGCGCGTCCACCAGAATACACAAAACTAGAAATTGACCAAGTTGACCCACTGTTAACTGCTGGTGGCACAATGTTAGGAACCACAAATAAAGGCGATCCATTTGCATTTCCCATGCCTGATGGTAGTTTATGCGATCGCTCCGAAGACATCATTGCAGGTTATCATCAACTCGGTTTAGATGCTTTGATTGGCATTGGTGGTGATGGTAGTTTGGCGATTTTGCGGCGCTTGGCACAACAAGGCGGGATTAATTTAGTCGGGATTCCCAAAACCATTGATAATGATATTGGCATTACTGAACACGCCGTTGGTTTTGATACAGCAGTAAATATTGCCACAGAAGCATTGGATAGGTTACATTTCACCGCCGCATCTCACAGTCGAGTGATCATTTTAGAAGTGATGGGACGTGATGCCGGACACATTGCGATTGCTGCGGGAATTGCTGGGGGAGCAGATGTAATTTTAATTCCCGAAATTCCCTACGACATGGATCAGATTTGCTACAAAATTAAACATCGCCAAGAACAAGGCAAAAACTACTGTTTAATTATTGTTTCTGAAGCAGTTCGGACTCAAGATGGTGAATGTGTAACAATGACCAATCGTGCTGGAGAATCTCGCTATGGTGGTATTGGTCAATACTTAGCCGATCAAATTAGCGATCGCATTGGTGCAGAAACACGCGTTACAGTTTTAGGACACCTGCAACGAGGTGGAACAGCTTCACCACTAGATCGTTTAGTAGCAGCAGCTTTTGGCGTAGCTGCGGTCAATCTTATTGATGAAGGTAAATACGATCACATGGTTGCCTGGCAAAATCGCCAAGTTTTTACTATACCAATTGCGGAAGCGATCGCTCAATATCGCGCCGTCAATCCAGGGGATACTTTAGTGAAAACTGCGCGTGGTTTAGGTATTTATTTGGGAGATTGAAATAGGAAATAGGGCACAAATCAGTAGGGTGTGTTATCGCGTAGCGTAACGCACCTTGAATTATTCTACTCACTAGATCGAGTCTATTTTGTGTATTTTGCGATCGCTTGTTCTTGCCAAAGCTTGGACTTTAAATCTATAGCAAGCGTTTTTACAAGAGTCTCATACGGATGCGATCATCTTCAATCACGCTGAAATGAGCGGCCCAATCGTTTCGAGATGCGATCGCAGTCGCAACTTTTTGAGCCACAACTGCGCCCGAAGGAGCTTTAATCCGAAACAAGATAATTCCACTGGTCGCTGGTAACTTTGAACGGAAGGCGAGTTCACCAAAGTCTTTGTCGAAGGTCAGGAGAATGCGATCTTCGGTTTGAGCGCGACTCAACACCTCAGGATCGGTAATCCCAGGCGCATCGGTGCGAATCCACACAACATCGTGCCCTTGTTGCCTAAGGGCTTCTACAGCATCAGATGGGAAGTTCTCGTTGGCAAGAAATCGCATAGGCTATGCAGGAAAGGCGTAGACTTTTTCCGCTTTGAGGGTGGCGCTGGCATAGCTGAGGCAGGCTTGAACATCCTCAAGGGTAATACCAGGGTAATTGCGGAGAATTTCATCGGTTGTCCAGCCTTGAGCAAGCAAGTCGATAATAAACTCGACAGCAAGGCGAGTCCCTTTGATAATGGGTTTGCCGACAAGGATATTAGGATCAATCGTGATTCGAGATTGCCAGTCCATAGGGTTACGTTGAGTGTATTGTCTTCAGTTTACGCTTGCTCTTACCCACCAAATCAAAAACTAATTCAGTCTGAGTATTTTGCGATCACTTGTTCCTTGCAAAAAGCTTGGTTATAACTTAATTTAATAAACATAACATTAGTCTTAATTTCTTTAAGTTATGTTAGCACTGTGGTTGAGTCGCTAACAGCAACTTTTAGAGATACTATGATCAGCATAATTTGTTTATTAAATAGAAAGTTATTTAAACATCCACTTAAGAATTATATACACTATCAATCCTCCAACTAATAATCCGGCGAAAAAGTTCTTAAATGATTTATTTCTGGCATAATATTGATTTAAATCTAGACCTTGTTGAAAACAAATTGCTTTCATAAATTCTCTATCTAAATCAGTATATTTTCTCTCCCGATCATCATATTTATCTTCAAGATATTTAAAGAGTAAACCCGCTGCTAACTCTTTTTGTTTGGGTTGAGGCGTTGTTGGAAATTCTCTGGCTATTTGTATTGAGAGAGCCTTAAGCTTTGCAGCGTGATACAGCAATTTTTCATAGCTCCCAAAATCCTTCTTAAATACATTTTCTTGTAACTGGTTGCTATTTCCTACTTGTTTTCTACCTAAATTAGAGTTAGCACTTTGGATCTGTTGCAGAATCTTTTGAGCATTTTCATAATTAGGTAGGTCGTTCTGGTCAGAAAAAAGTTGTACAGCTTTTTTAATATCATGAATAGCTTCATCAAAGAGACGCAAATCTGCTTTAGCACCACCACGGCTAAAGTATGCCATTGCATAACTTGGATTGATCTTGATTGCTAGATCATAGTATTGAATTGCCTCCGAGTATTTTTTACGTTCGCAAAAGTAGACTCCCAAGAAATTCAAGTAAACAGATAATTCTTTACTTAAAGTATTCCATGATGTCTTAGCTTTTTCTTTTGCTCTTGTCACAGAAGCAGCATTTGCAAGGAAATTTTCATAGGCAGTGTTGGCATCAATTGCTCCCTTTGCTAAAGTTTGACAGTATCGTTTGCCTGCCTCTGTAGTAGCTGTGTTAGAAGCCATTAAAAATAGATCTGCTGCTTCCGCATAATTTCCTTGGTCTGCATAATCAATTGCTTCTAAGACTCTAGCAGCATGACGATTTTCCATTGATTGAGTCATATCAGATCCAAAAGTAGCATCGAGAAAATCTTGGTATCTACCAACAGGGCGCTCAGGATTATTGCCTAGATTAGTCATAGCAATTGGATACACACTCTATATGATAATTATGCTTGCCCTAAATCTAAATCTGGGCAACTTTTTATAGACCTTTAGCTAGAGTACCCAAAACCTTGCTATAGATAAACTTCTGCAATTGCCCCACCAAAATTTCAAAACATTTGAGTGTAATCAACAAGCTAATAATTACAAGTATTAAATGTGTTTATGTACAGGAAGGTACAAAGGATTTCGGAACTTATACCAATTTAATGTGAAGTTGCACATATCTTGATCCCCCTAACTACCTCTTCAAAAGGGGGAAGCACTGCGTTGGGCGGCTTTGCCGACTTGTGCCGCTAACGCGGAACCCGCAGGTTAGCAAGTGGTGTGGACTTTGGTAGATGTATTCTGGTTTCCCCCTTTTTTCAAGGGGGATCGAATTCTATGCAGCCTCATAAAGAATTGGTATTAGGCAATTAGTGCCAACTTTTTATTTTCAAATTCTTCATTGGTAATAATTGCTGCATCTCTAGCATTTTTAAGTTATTTGATTTGATTGCTCAGTTCGGATTTTTGTTTAATTGCTAACTTCTGAATCTCATATTCTTCTTGGCTGAGAATTCCACAAGCCAAAGCAGCATTGAGTTTAGCAATTTGAACTTCTACTTCTGAGTGAGAAGACTCATGGATTAATTCAGATCTCTTCATCTCAAACTCACCTTGAGTTAAAATTCCCTCATCAAGGAGGTGCTGAAGTTTTATCAGTTTCTCTTCTGTGTCTACACACTGATTAAAAGCTTGCATTAATTCTTCAATTTCCAACCTTTTTGCGCTATAGGCAATTTCATCAATGAAGCCTTGCTCGTAAGCATCTCTGAGATGCTTGAGTTTTACCTCCAAAGAACTCTGAGATTCCATCAGAGCTAACTCTACAGAAGATTGATCCCGATTATTGCCGTGGTAATTTTTGTTAGTCATATTTCACCCTTATAAATCTTGATGTATAAGCAGGATTCTCATACCAATCCAAATAATGTTTGTGACAGATCAATGATTTGTCAGGACTCAACAATATTGTTTCCTTAACTATTTGTCATATCTTGTTCAAATTGGTATCAAGTCTGCTTATTTTAGAATTCCCTGGATTTAATCTGCACTAACAATAAAGTTCAGAATTCCGATTACTTACATACTCAGACTTGATTGCTAAATTTGCTTAATATTACAAAATTCCGCAAAATCAACGACGACAATAAACTAACTTAATTTATCAAATAGCTCTCATCATCAAAATTAAATTCCGTGGCTCTTCCCAATCACCCAGTTACGCCGGAAAAATCGCGCTAAAGCGGATTCTTCTAATGATAAATAAATAGGCCTTCCGTGAGGACAGGTGCGAGGATTGCGAGTGCGTTGCCATTGATCTAAAAGAGTTTGCATTTCTGGCAAACTCATCGGTGTACCATTGCGTATAGCACTGCGACAAGCAACAGCAACTTGCGCG contains the following coding sequences:
- a CDS encoding ATP-dependent 6-phosphofructokinase translates to MGKSKRIGILTSGGDCSGLNAVIRSVVHCASGKGWEVLGIRQATVGLMARPPEYTKLEIDQVDPLLTAGGTMLGTTNKGDPFAFPMPDGSLCDRSEDIIAGYHQLGLDALIGIGGDGSLAILRRLAQQGGINLVGIPKTIDNDIGITEHAVGFDTAVNIATEALDRLHFTAASHSRVIILEVMGRDAGHIAIAAGIAGGADVILIPEIPYDMDQICYKIKHRQEQGKNYCLIIVSEAVRTQDGECVTMTNRAGESRYGGIGQYLADQISDRIGAETRVTVLGHLQRGGTASPLDRLVAAAFGVAAVNLIDEGKYDHMVAWQNRQVFTIPIAEAIAQYRAVNPGDTLVKTARGLGIYLGD
- a CDS encoding DUF5615 family PIN-like protein, whose protein sequence is MRFLANENFPSDAVEALRQQGHDVVWIRTDAPGITDPEVLSRAQTEDRILLTFDKDFGELAFRSKLPATSGIILFRIKAPSGAVVAQKVATAIASRNDWAAHFSVIEDDRIRMRLL
- a CDS encoding DUF433 domain-containing protein, with translation MDWQSRITIDPNILVGKPIIKGTRLAVEFIIDLLAQGWTTDEILRNYPGITLEDVQACLSYASATLKAEKVYAFPA
- a CDS encoding tetratricopeptide repeat protein; the encoded protein is MTNLGNNPERPVGRYQDFLDATFGSDMTQSMENRHAARVLEAIDYADQGNYAEAADLFLMASNTATTEAGKRYCQTLAKGAIDANTAYENFLANAASVTRAKEKAKTSWNTLSKELSVYLNFLGVYFCERKKYSEAIQYYDLAIKINPSYAMAYFSRGGAKADLRLFDEAIHDIKKAVQLFSDQNDLPNYENAQKILQQIQSANSNLGRKQVGNSNQLQENVFKKDFGSYEKLLYHAAKLKALSIQIAREFPTTPQPKQKELAAGLLFKYLEDKYDDRERKYTDLDREFMKAICFQQGLDLNQYYARNKSFKNFFAGLLVGGLIVYIILKWMFK
- a CDS encoding SHOCT domain-containing protein; translated protein: MTNKNYHGNNRDQSSVELALMESQSSLEVKLKHLRDAYEQGFIDEIAYSAKRLEIEELMQAFNQCVDTEEKLIKLQHLLDEGILTQGEFEMKRSELIHESSHSEVEVQIAKLNAALACGILSQEEYEIQKLAIKQKSELSNQIK